In the Brucella anthropi ATCC 49188 genome, one interval contains:
- a CDS encoding TSUP family transporter, with product MLEFFDTLTLLLTAAAFIAGIIDSIAGGGGMITIPALLLAGIPPVEALGTNKLQGLFGSSSATIAYARKGHVNIKEQWPEALASLIGSVFGALLATVLPVDIMRAALPILLIAIAVYFAIKPSLGDVDRARRIGPFLFGVTLVPLIGFYDGLFGPGTGSFFMLAFVALAGFGVLKATAHTKLLNCASNVGGFATFAAVGVINWKIGICMGVAQFIGAQIGASLAMKVGSRIIKPLLIVVSLALAVRLLMEGTNPLRQWVGF from the coding sequence ATGCTTGAATTTTTCGATACACTTACCCTGCTCCTGACGGCTGCGGCATTCATCGCCGGGATCATCGATTCCATCGCCGGTGGTGGCGGAATGATTACAATCCCCGCCTTGCTACTGGCCGGAATTCCACCCGTTGAAGCGCTTGGCACGAACAAGCTGCAAGGCTTGTTCGGCTCGTCATCGGCAACCATCGCCTATGCACGCAAAGGGCATGTAAACATCAAGGAACAGTGGCCTGAAGCACTTGCATCGCTCATCGGTTCAGTGTTCGGCGCTTTACTCGCAACGGTTCTGCCGGTCGACATCATGCGTGCAGCGCTGCCAATCCTCCTCATCGCGATTGCAGTCTACTTTGCCATCAAGCCGAGCCTTGGCGATGTTGATCGTGCGCGACGTATCGGCCCGTTTCTTTTCGGCGTAACACTCGTTCCGCTGATCGGTTTTTATGATGGCCTTTTCGGCCCCGGGACCGGTTCGTTCTTCATGCTCGCTTTCGTGGCGCTGGCCGGCTTCGGTGTGCTGAAAGCCACCGCGCACACGAAGCTTCTCAACTGTGCGTCCAATGTCGGCGGCTTTGCAACCTTTGCCGCTGTCGGCGTCATCAACTGGAAGATCGGTATCTGTATGGGCGTCGCCCAGTTTATCGGCGCACAGATTGGCGCAAGCCTCGCCATGAAGGTCGGCTCACGCATTATCAAACCGCTTTTGATCGTTGTCAGCCTGGCGCTGGCAGTTCGCCTTTTGATGGAAGGAACCAATCCGCTGCGCCAGTGGGTTGGGTTTTAG
- a CDS encoding tellurite resistance TerB family protein — protein MSESIFERITAFLSKKSAVQRVADDPALASELLLLLHVVFADGDQHPAEIAAFKEIAERNFGIPPEELPEVAEYLKDFAYETTTKQAANMLAEMAPDRRLALLSDLVKIACSDHRLDRSEATMIQRIADTLGVKPEELHKARQSSPCGF, from the coding sequence ATGAGCGAGAGCATCTTTGAGCGGATTACCGCTTTTCTCAGCAAGAAGAGCGCCGTGCAGCGCGTGGCCGATGATCCGGCGCTCGCATCTGAACTGCTTTTGCTGTTGCATGTGGTGTTTGCCGATGGCGACCAGCATCCTGCTGAAATAGCGGCGTTCAAGGAAATTGCCGAAAGGAATTTCGGCATTCCGCCGGAAGAGCTTCCGGAAGTGGCCGAGTATCTCAAGGATTTCGCCTACGAGACGACAACCAAGCAAGCTGCCAACATGCTGGCCGAGATGGCACCGGATCGCCGTTTGGCGCTGCTTAGTGACCTCGTAAAGATTGCCTGTTCCGATCACCGGCTTGACCGTTCCGAGGCAACGATGATCCAGCGCATTGCCGATACACTCGGCGTCAAGCCGGAAGAGCTGCACAAAGCACGCCAGTCGTCGCCCTGTGGGTTCTAA
- a CDS encoding cobalamin biosynthesis protein: MGGSSGVTFDELLALADQVLLQGCRSRPDAIATLSTKCGELAWNELAAHYECALCFFDAERLEKETPRLENPSETVFETIGCHGVAEAAALAATGPNGFLVVEKTVSGRATAALAVARSRLRIMRQ, from the coding sequence ATGGGCGGTTCGTCCGGCGTGACATTCGACGAGCTTTTGGCTTTGGCCGATCAGGTGTTGTTACAAGGCTGCCGTTCGCGGCCTGACGCTATCGCAACCTTGAGTACCAAGTGTGGCGAGCTCGCATGGAACGAGCTTGCAGCGCACTATGAATGTGCGCTTTGTTTCTTCGATGCCGAGCGGCTGGAAAAGGAAACTCCGCGTCTCGAAAACCCATCGGAGACTGTTTTCGAGACAATTGGATGTCATGGTGTCGCTGAAGCGGCTGCGCTTGCTGCCACCGGTCCGAATGGCTTTCTTGTGGTCGAAAAAACCGTATCAGGCCGGGCAACTGCCGCATTGGCTGTCGCCCGGTCCCGACTTCGGATTATGCGGCAATAG
- a CDS encoding MFS transporter — translation MLPKNRWLVLTIVSSALFLIVVDMTVLYTALPRLTHDLAASASEKLWIMNIYPLVVAGLLPGLGTLGDKVGHKRMFMSGLTVFGLASFCAAYSPNPEFLIAARAFLACGAAMMMPATLSIIRLTFTDDKERSLAIGIWAAIASGGAAIGPVAGGVLLEYFWWGSVFLINVPVVLVALSLSVFTLENRPLGSKRKWDLIGSIQIMVGLIALTYAVKELAKRDASMTVFTAALAIGLVASFIFVRRQLASEAPLIDFSLFNNKLFSMGVFAALVASGSMTGMELVFSQRMQLIEGMTPLHAGLSILPIPLAAFVAGPLAGIMLPRLGTGKLLWSSLGITALGVIVYILTYKTSASFYLVGLAILGFGVGAAMTGASSAIMTNAPVEKAGMAASVEEVSFELGNALGVTVFGSILSVFYTASLVIPEGAGIPAIVRDSLDEALLAAQSLSPADAQTLTALASAAFESAYVAVITATATLLSIATLVAYIIQRRKTIAA, via the coding sequence ATGTTGCCGAAAAATCGCTGGCTGGTTCTGACCATTGTTTCCAGCGCATTGTTTCTGATCGTCGTGGACATGACGGTGCTTTATACGGCGCTACCCCGCCTCACCCACGATCTCGCGGCCAGCGCTTCCGAAAAGCTCTGGATCATGAACATCTATCCGCTCGTCGTTGCAGGGCTCCTGCCCGGCCTCGGCACGCTTGGCGACAAGGTCGGCCACAAGCGCATGTTCATGTCTGGACTCACAGTCTTCGGGCTTGCCTCATTCTGCGCGGCCTACTCGCCAAACCCGGAATTCCTTATTGCCGCTCGCGCATTTCTCGCTTGCGGCGCAGCCATGATGATGCCCGCAACGCTCTCCATCATTCGGTTGACGTTCACCGATGACAAGGAACGCTCGCTTGCAATCGGCATCTGGGCGGCTATTGCATCAGGCGGCGCCGCCATCGGCCCTGTGGCAGGCGGCGTTCTGCTGGAATATTTCTGGTGGGGATCGGTCTTCCTTATCAACGTACCCGTCGTACTGGTTGCACTGTCACTCTCCGTCTTCACACTTGAAAACCGTCCGCTCGGCTCCAAGCGCAAATGGGATTTGATCGGTTCGATCCAGATTATGGTTGGATTGATTGCACTCACCTATGCCGTGAAGGAACTCGCAAAGCGCGATGCGTCCATGACTGTATTTACAGCCGCGCTTGCAATCGGGTTGGTCGCATCATTCATCTTCGTGCGCAGGCAGCTCGCAAGCGAAGCACCGCTGATCGACTTTTCTCTGTTCAACAACAAGCTGTTTTCGATGGGTGTTTTCGCAGCTCTGGTGGCGTCCGGTTCAATGACGGGGATGGAGCTCGTCTTCAGCCAGCGCATGCAGCTGATCGAAGGCATGACACCCTTGCATGCCGGATTATCAATCTTGCCTATTCCTCTGGCCGCTTTCGTTGCAGGGCCGCTCGCTGGCATCATGCTGCCGCGCCTTGGTACCGGCAAGCTTCTGTGGTCGTCGCTGGGGATCACAGCACTCGGCGTTATTGTCTACATTCTGACTTACAAGACTTCGGCATCGTTCTATCTGGTCGGGCTTGCGATTCTCGGCTTCGGCGTGGGAGCTGCCATGACAGGTGCATCGTCGGCGATCATGACCAATGCACCGGTTGAAAAGGCAGGCATGGCAGCTTCCGTTGAAGAAGTTTCCTTTGAACTCGGCAATGCTCTCGGTGTCACGGTTTTCGGAAGCATTTTGTCCGTATTCTACACGGCAAGCCTTGTGATTCCTGAAGGTGCAGGTATCCCCGCAATCGTGCGCGACAGTCTGGACGAAGCGCTTCTGGCAGCTCAATCCCTATCGCCAGCAGATGCACAAACTCTGACGGCACTGGCATCGGCGGCTTTTGAGAGTGCTTATGTTGCCGTCATCACAGCGACCGCAACTCTGCTTTCGATCGCTACGCTCGTGGCCTACATTATTCAGCGACGTAAGACTATTGCCGCATAA
- a CDS encoding TetR/AcrR family transcriptional regulator, whose amino-acid sequence MHKIGRPRSIDRDHVLDMAEKLVAEGGLVALTMDAVAQASGVTKGGVQYCFGNKDGLLKAMIGRWGDRFDAQVDKKKQGRMDALSHIAAHIRVTRESDAEDDSRFAAMMTSLIPNTEHLDETRLWYRKQWDGLDVSTPEGRRTRLAFIANEGAFLLRSFNFFELTDEEWQSIFNDIEELLPETD is encoded by the coding sequence TTGCACAAAATAGGCAGGCCGCGCTCAATCGACCGTGACCATGTGCTCGATATGGCTGAAAAGCTCGTCGCCGAAGGTGGGCTGGTCGCCCTCACCATGGATGCCGTCGCACAGGCTTCTGGTGTGACCAAAGGGGGCGTTCAGTATTGCTTCGGCAATAAGGACGGGCTTTTGAAAGCGATGATCGGGCGGTGGGGCGATCGTTTCGACGCACAGGTCGACAAGAAAAAGCAAGGCCGCATGGACGCGCTTTCTCATATCGCCGCCCATATTCGCGTGACCCGCGAAAGCGATGCCGAAGACGACTCGCGCTTTGCGGCCATGATGACCAGTCTCATTCCTAACACCGAACATCTGGATGAAACCCGTCTCTGGTATCGCAAGCAATGGGATGGGCTTGACGTCTCCACACCGGAAGGGCGCAGGACTCGGCTGGCCTTCATAGCCAATGAAGGTGCATTCCTGTTGCGCAGCTTCAATTTCTTCGAACTGACGGATGAGGAATGGCAGTCGATCTTCAACGATATCGAAGAGCTTTTGCCGGAAACGGATTGA
- the cobM gene encoding precorrin-4 C(11)-methyltransferase, giving the protein MTVHFIGAGPGAADLITVRGLRLIEQCPVCIYAGSLVPKEVVAGAPKDVRLVDSSSLTLDEIIAEMEAAHVQGLDVARVHSGDPSIYGAMAEQMRRLDSLGIPYDVTPGVPAFAAAAAAMKQELTIPEVNQTIILTRTSMKSSAMPEGEDLTTLGRSGATLVIHLSIRNLNKIEAELTPLYGADCPVVIAYRVGWPDEQILRGTLSDIAEKVAAFGLKRTAMIFVGRGLDPKSFRDSALYHEAHSHAARSKT; this is encoded by the coding sequence GTGACTGTTCATTTCATTGGAGCCGGCCCCGGCGCGGCGGACCTTATCACCGTGCGCGGTCTGCGCCTCATCGAGCAATGTCCTGTCTGCATCTATGCGGGCTCGCTGGTGCCGAAGGAGGTTGTTGCCGGAGCACCGAAGGATGTGCGTCTGGTCGACAGTTCATCGCTAACGCTGGACGAGATTATCGCTGAGATGGAAGCAGCACATGTGCAAGGCCTCGACGTTGCGCGAGTGCATTCGGGCGACCCGTCGATTTATGGCGCTATGGCTGAACAGATGCGTCGGCTGGACAGTCTAGGCATTCCATATGATGTGACGCCGGGGGTGCCAGCTTTTGCAGCCGCTGCCGCTGCCATGAAGCAGGAACTGACCATTCCCGAGGTCAATCAGACAATCATCCTGACCCGTACCTCGATGAAATCGTCTGCCATGCCTGAAGGCGAAGACCTTACCACACTCGGGCGGTCGGGTGCGACGCTGGTGATCCATCTTTCCATCCGGAACCTCAACAAAATCGAGGCCGAGCTGACACCTCTTTACGGTGCTGATTGCCCGGTGGTTATCGCCTATCGCGTTGGATGGCCTGATGAACAAATTCTACGCGGTACGCTGTCAGATATAGCGGAGAAGGTGGCTGCATTCGGGTTGAAACGTACGGCAATGATTTTTGTCGGGCGCGGACTGGACCCTAAAAGCTTTCGCGATTCAGCGCTTTACCATGAAGCGCACAGCCACGCGGCGCGTTCAAAAACCTAG
- a CDS encoding cobalt-precorrin-6A reductase has protein sequence MRASDPKILILGGTTEAAALATAFAGLPVNAITSLAGRTSNPAKLTGTVRSGGFGGVDGLAAYLDEERIDLIIDATHPYAARISQNAMQAAGKRSIPLVRLERPAWEEKPGDHWIDISDEAEAANAIPSGERVFLALGRQHIAPFAKRADAHFVIRMIDPPDVALPQDCEIVLARPGDYAAEKRFLEGRRIGLIVSRNSGGTISYAKIEAARALGLPVMMISRPPVAARNVVTSPEEAIIFARKALGF, from the coding sequence TTGCGCGCGTCTGACCCCAAGATACTCATTCTCGGCGGAACGACCGAGGCTGCGGCACTTGCAACGGCCTTCGCAGGGCTGCCCGTCAATGCCATTACCTCGCTTGCCGGGCGTACCAGCAATCCAGCCAAACTGACCGGAACGGTTCGAAGCGGTGGCTTCGGAGGTGTTGATGGGCTTGCTGCCTATCTCGACGAAGAACGGATAGACCTCATCATTGATGCGACCCATCCCTATGCCGCACGCATCTCGCAAAATGCAATGCAGGCGGCAGGCAAGCGCAGCATACCGTTGGTGAGGCTGGAGCGCCCCGCCTGGGAGGAAAAGCCGGGAGATCATTGGATTGATATTTCCGACGAAGCCGAAGCCGCGAACGCCATCCCATCCGGCGAGCGTGTGTTTCTGGCGCTCGGTCGCCAGCATATCGCCCCTTTTGCGAAGCGTGCCGATGCTCATTTCGTCATCCGCATGATCGATCCACCGGATGTGGCACTACCACAGGATTGCGAAATCGTTCTGGCGAGACCCGGCGATTACGCTGCGGAGAAGCGTTTTCTGGAAGGCCGCAGGATCGGGCTGATCGTCAGCCGCAATTCGGGCGGCACCATTTCCTATGCAAAAATCGAGGCTGCCCGTGCACTGGGACTTCCGGTCATGATGATTTCTCGGCCACCGGTCGCGGCCAGAAACGTTGTCACCTCGCCAGAAGAGGCAATCATATTCGCCCGCAAAGCACTAGGTTTTTGA
- a CDS encoding cobalt-precorrin-5B (C(1))-methyltransferase produces MNDETAPTNKSQEKAELRRGWTTGACATAATKAALTALITGEFPDPVGIILPKGEVPYFQLAYEGLGDGYAMAGIVKDAGDDPDVTHGATIISTVFPAPPGTGVVFRAGEGVGTVTRPGLQIPPGEAAINPVPRRMMTEICEQICAEYGLPADIVITISVPGGEEIAKKTWNPRLGIVGGISILGTTGVVHPFSCSAWIHSIHRGIDVARAAGQKHVLGATGSTSEDAAQALYDLPDFAILDMGDFAGGVLKYLREHPIDKLTIAGGFAKLTKLAQGALDLHSSRSQVDKSFLWTLAEKAGAPESMKDQILFANTALEVLELTQSIGLDMATPIALKAKETALETLRGAPVAVEIIVTDRSGNILARV; encoded by the coding sequence ATGAATGACGAAACCGCTCCAACGAATAAAAGTCAGGAAAAAGCCGAGCTCCGCCGCGGCTGGACCACGGGCGCCTGCGCAACCGCTGCCACCAAGGCGGCATTGACGGCGCTTATTACCGGTGAATTTCCTGATCCCGTCGGTATAATTCTGCCCAAGGGGGAAGTACCCTATTTCCAGCTCGCCTATGAAGGGCTGGGCGATGGCTATGCGATGGCAGGCATCGTCAAGGATGCAGGCGACGATCCTGACGTGACCCATGGTGCCACGATCATCTCGACCGTATTCCCGGCCCCACCCGGAACCGGCGTCGTCTTTCGTGCAGGTGAAGGCGTTGGCACAGTTACGCGACCTGGCCTTCAAATCCCTCCGGGCGAAGCAGCTATTAATCCGGTCCCGCGCCGCATGATGACCGAAATCTGCGAGCAGATTTGCGCCGAATACGGCCTGCCCGCGGATATCGTCATTACGATATCAGTGCCCGGCGGCGAAGAGATTGCCAAAAAGACATGGAACCCGCGTCTCGGTATCGTCGGCGGTATTTCCATTCTCGGCACCACTGGTGTGGTCCACCCGTTTTCGTGTTCAGCCTGGATACATTCGATCCATCGCGGCATCGACGTTGCACGCGCAGCCGGGCAGAAACATGTCCTCGGCGCGACAGGTTCGACGTCCGAGGATGCTGCGCAGGCGCTCTATGATCTGCCCGATTTTGCCATTCTCGACATGGGCGATTTCGCTGGCGGTGTGCTCAAATATCTGCGCGAGCATCCTATCGACAAACTTACGATCGCAGGCGGTTTCGCCAAGCTGACGAAGCTTGCGCAAGGTGCGCTCGACCTCCATTCTTCACGGTCGCAAGTGGACAAGAGTTTCCTTTGGACCCTCGCCGAAAAGGCTGGCGCGCCGGAAAGCATGAAGGATCAGATTCTCTTTGCGAACACTGCGCTGGAAGTACTTGAACTGACTCAATCAATCGGCCTCGACATGGCCACGCCAATTGCGCTCAAGGCGAAGGAAACCGCGCTCGAAACCCTTCGCGGCGCGCCGGTCGCGGTCGAGATTATCGTAACTGATCGCAGTGGGAATATCCTTGCGCGCGTCTGA
- the cobA gene encoding uroporphyrinogen-III C-methyltransferase, whose amino-acid sequence MNKAEETAACVIARSKVTLPAMEPGHVWLVGAGPGDPGLLTLHAVNALQQADFIVYDALVDDACLSLKNADAVLEYAGKRGGKPSPKQRDISLRLVELAKSGKKVLRLKGGDPFVFGRGAEEALTLVEHGVPFRIVPGVTAGIGGLAYAGIAATHRDINQSVTFLTGHDASGSMPDGINWTGIAKSAPVIVMYMAMKHIDLIARRLIEAGRSPDEPVAFVCNASLPNQTVLETTLARAAKDVEAAGLNPPAIVVVGEVVRLRAGLDWMGALNGKALSSDPLARRNQNEGVRSA is encoded by the coding sequence ATGAACAAGGCTGAAGAAACGGCTGCATGTGTCATTGCGAGGAGCAAAGTGACCTTGCCTGCGATGGAGCCCGGCCATGTCTGGCTCGTTGGGGCCGGGCCGGGCGATCCCGGTCTTTTGACGCTTCACGCTGTCAACGCCCTGCAACAGGCGGATTTCATCGTTTACGACGCGCTGGTGGATGATGCCTGCCTGTCTCTCAAGAATGCAGATGCTGTTTTGGAATATGCAGGCAAGCGCGGCGGCAAGCCTTCACCGAAACAGCGTGATATATCCCTGCGGCTTGTCGAACTTGCAAAATCGGGAAAGAAGGTGCTGCGCCTGAAAGGCGGTGATCCGTTCGTATTCGGACGGGGAGCAGAAGAGGCGCTGACCTTGGTGGAGCATGGTGTTCCGTTTCGCATCGTTCCCGGAGTGACCGCAGGAATCGGCGGCCTTGCCTATGCAGGCATTGCAGCCACCCATCGCGATATCAATCAATCGGTGACCTTTCTGACCGGTCACGATGCCAGCGGCTCGATGCCTGACGGAATCAACTGGACTGGGATCGCCAAGTCTGCGCCGGTTATCGTCATGTATATGGCGATGAAACATATAGACCTTATCGCCAGGCGGCTGATCGAGGCAGGGCGTTCGCCGGATGAGCCTGTCGCCTTCGTGTGCAATGCAAGCCTCCCCAACCAGACCGTACTTGAAACGACATTGGCGCGGGCTGCAAAAGATGTTGAAGCGGCGGGGCTGAACCCGCCTGCAATTGTGGTCGTAGGTGAAGTGGTTCGTCTGCGTGCCGGGCTGGACTGGATGGGGGCGTTGAACGGCAAAGCCCTGTCCAGCGATCCGCTTGCCAGACGAAATCAAAATGAGGGAGTGCGAAGCGCATGA
- a CDS encoding cobyrinate a,c-diamide synthase, whose amino-acid sequence MKGFMIAAPASGSGKTTVTLGLLRALKRRGEALAPVKAGPDYIDPAYHKAASGVDCFNLDPWAMRPELISALSSRMTESGARLLVAEGMMGLFDGAMDGKGSSADLARLLDLPVVLVVDCARQSHSIAALVWGFSQFRKDVLIAGIILNRVGSSRHEAMLRGALEPLRIPVLGALPRDTALSLPERHLGLVQAGEHSDLESFLEHAADTMETHIDLDALQTIWSRPKRFDAMANVPRLKPLGNHIAVARDDAFAFAYAHLFEGWRRRGVEISFFSPLGDESPRQDADAIYLPGGYPELHAGRLAQAGRFQAGIREAAARGVTVYGECGGYMVLGESLQDAEGVAHPMLGLLQLETSFAKRKLHLGYRVLEPLEGSPWTEPLKAHEFHYASIVREGKADRLFRVRDAVGDDVGEAGLRVGSVSGSFMHVIDFCGEKA is encoded by the coding sequence ATGAAGGGGTTCATGATAGCAGCGCCGGCTTCCGGGTCTGGCAAGACAACGGTAACGCTGGGTTTGCTGCGCGCCTTGAAGCGGCGGGGAGAAGCGCTTGCGCCGGTCAAGGCCGGTCCCGACTATATCGACCCCGCCTACCACAAGGCTGCAAGCGGGGTGGATTGCTTCAATCTGGACCCTTGGGCGATGCGCCCTGAACTTATCAGTGCACTGTCCTCCCGCATGACGGAAAGTGGTGCCAGGCTATTGGTTGCCGAGGGCATGATGGGGCTCTTTGACGGAGCGATGGACGGCAAGGGTTCATCTGCCGATCTTGCCCGGCTTCTCGATCTGCCGGTGGTGCTGGTGGTGGATTGTGCCCGGCAATCACATTCCATTGCCGCTCTTGTCTGGGGTTTCAGCCAGTTTCGCAAGGATGTGCTGATTGCGGGCATCATCCTCAATCGCGTTGGCAGCTCCCGGCATGAGGCTATGTTGCGCGGCGCATTGGAGCCGCTCCGTATTCCGGTTCTTGGTGCATTGCCTCGCGATACTGCTCTTTCCTTGCCGGAAAGGCACTTGGGGCTGGTGCAGGCGGGCGAGCACTCCGATCTTGAGAGCTTTCTCGAACACGCTGCAGATACGATGGAAACGCATATCGATCTGGACGCGCTGCAGACGATCTGGTCGCGACCGAAGCGCTTCGATGCGATGGCCAATGTCCCGCGCCTGAAGCCGCTGGGCAACCACATTGCCGTTGCCCGCGATGACGCATTTGCCTTTGCCTATGCGCATTTGTTTGAAGGCTGGCGCAGGCGAGGGGTGGAGATTTCATTCTTCTCACCGCTCGGCGATGAGTCTCCGAGACAGGATGCCGATGCAATCTATCTGCCGGGCGGCTATCCTGAATTGCATGCAGGGCGTTTGGCGCAGGCAGGACGCTTTCAGGCGGGCATACGCGAAGCTGCAGCCCGTGGGGTAACAGTTTACGGCGAATGTGGCGGTTACATGGTTCTCGGCGAAAGCTTGCAGGATGCGGAGGGTGTTGCGCATCCAATGCTGGGTCTTTTGCAGCTTGAGACGAGTTTTGCGAAAAGAAAGCTTCATCTTGGCTACCGGGTGCTGGAACCGCTTGAAGGTTCTCCCTGGACGGAGCCACTGAAAGCGCATGAGTTTCACTATGCCAGCATCGTGCGTGAAGGAAAGGCTGATCGTCTTTTCCGTGTGCGTGATGCTGTCGGCGACGATGTTGGCGAGGCAGGCCTGAGAGTCGGCTCCGTTTCAGGCTCGTTCATGCATGTCATCGATTTTTGCGGAGAGAAAGCTTGA
- the cobD gene encoding threonine-phosphate decarboxylase CobD: protein MSAEIEHGGALDKAVARFGGRPQDWLDLSTGINPEHFPLPELTPEIWNRLPDEGLLQETLRLARSYYRLNEKVPIVAAPGTQALIQLVPTLIAPSTVAILGPTYQEHAASFAASGWKVVQCVTLDEIPSEATAAVIVNPNNPDGRVISKEALLQLAQKLGARGGFLVVDEAFADAHEAVSIAANAEDAPMIVLKSFGKFFGLAGVRLGFAITGGRLVEALERRLGPWAVSGPALAIANHAFSDAGTLADYRARVDLRRAELSAVLDKSGLKEIGGTALFSLVEDVDAIGIYTRLCERHILIRKFDYAPRWLRIGLPLDDVALARFEKALKF from the coding sequence TTGAGTGCAGAAATCGAGCATGGCGGCGCGCTCGACAAGGCCGTCGCGCGTTTTGGTGGCAGGCCGCAAGACTGGCTCGACCTTTCGACGGGCATCAATCCAGAGCATTTTCCGCTTCCCGAACTGACACCTGAAATCTGGAACCGTCTGCCTGATGAAGGATTGTTACAGGAAACGTTGCGACTGGCCCGCAGCTATTATCGACTGAACGAGAAAGTACCGATCGTTGCAGCGCCGGGCACGCAGGCTTTGATCCAGCTCGTTCCAACGCTGATCGCGCCGTCGACGGTAGCCATCCTCGGACCGACCTATCAGGAACACGCTGCTTCGTTCGCCGCTTCCGGCTGGAAGGTTGTGCAATGTGTGACGCTTGATGAAATTCCGAGTGAGGCAACAGCGGCAGTCATCGTTAATCCGAACAATCCAGACGGTCGCGTGATTTCGAAAGAGGCTCTCCTGCAACTTGCACAGAAACTCGGTGCTCGCGGCGGGTTTCTGGTTGTTGATGAGGCGTTCGCCGACGCGCATGAGGCTGTCAGCATTGCGGCAAATGCGGAAGATGCACCGATGATCGTGCTGAAATCCTTCGGCAAGTTTTTCGGGCTTGCTGGCGTTCGTCTGGGCTTTGCAATTACAGGCGGTCGTCTTGTTGAAGCGTTGGAGCGGCGGCTTGGACCATGGGCGGTTTCTGGCCCGGCACTGGCAATCGCCAATCATGCTTTCAGCGATGCCGGAACGCTTGCGGATTATCGCGCCCGTGTTGATCTGCGGCGGGCGGAGTTGTCGGCTGTTCTGGACAAAAGCGGTCTGAAGGAAATTGGCGGCACGGCGTTATTTTCTCTCGTCGAAGACGTGGATGCAATCGGGATTTACACCAGATTGTGCGAGAGACATATTCTGATCCGGAAATTCGATTACGCCCCGCGCTGGTTGCGCATTGGTTTGCCTTTGGATGATGTGGCGCTTGCGCGGTTTGAAAAGGCGTTGAAATTTTGA
- the cbiB gene encoding adenosylcobinamide-phosphate synthase CbiB, with amino-acid sequence MEIKLIILSLALLLDRFVGDPPQLWQKVPHPVVLFGKAISWGEKRWNNRNLSASVLRRNGMWLTIGLVMACVVLGLVLELSLPFAGTAGAVAEILIVTVLLAQKSLADHVQAVALALREEGIEGGRRAVSMIVGRNPEHLDEGGVSRAAIESLAENASDGIVAPAFWFLVGGLPGLFAYKLINTADSMIGHLNDRYRDFGRFAAKLDDVANYIPARLTGLLASLATAITKDRLSGKEAFSVMRRDARLHRSPNAGWPESAFAGGLGLALAGPRQYGAEKVEGPMLNASGKRDANADDIDAALHLFWSTMSLMTGLVIAASLIGLLVG; translated from the coding sequence ATGGAAATAAAGCTGATTATTCTTTCGCTGGCGCTTCTTCTGGATCGCTTTGTCGGCGATCCGCCGCAGCTATGGCAGAAGGTGCCGCACCCCGTCGTCCTGTTCGGAAAAGCAATTTCGTGGGGCGAAAAGCGCTGGAACAATCGCAATCTCTCTGCCTCGGTGCTTCGCCGAAACGGCATGTGGCTGACGATCGGGCTGGTGATGGCCTGTGTGGTTCTGGGGCTCGTCCTTGAACTCTCGTTACCCTTCGCCGGGACTGCCGGTGCAGTTGCCGAAATCCTGATCGTGACGGTGCTGCTTGCACAGAAAAGCCTTGCCGATCATGTGCAGGCGGTCGCACTGGCATTGCGTGAGGAAGGGATCGAGGGCGGTCGTCGGGCTGTGTCGATGATCGTCGGGCGCAATCCCGAACATCTCGATGAAGGCGGTGTCAGTCGTGCAGCGATAGAAAGCCTCGCGGAAAACGCTTCAGATGGTATCGTTGCACCTGCGTTCTGGTTTTTGGTCGGTGGGCTACCCGGTTTGTTCGCCTACAAGCTGATCAATACCGCTGATTCCATGATCGGCCATCTGAATGATCGCTATCGTGACTTTGGTCGTTTTGCCGCAAAGCTGGACGATGTCGCTAATTATATCCCAGCCAGACTGACCGGACTGCTCGCCTCCCTTGCGACCGCGATCACGAAAGACAGGCTTTCAGGCAAAGAAGCGTTTTCCGTTATGCGCCGTGATGCACGTCTGCATCGCTCGCCCAATGCTGGCTGGCCGGAATCGGCTTTTGCAGGCGGGCTGGGGCTGGCGCTTGCCGGTCCGCGCCAATATGGGGCGGAGAAAGTCGAAGGGCCGATGCTGAATGCATCCGGCAAGCGCGACGCCAACGCTGATGATATCGATGCCGCGCTTCACCTTTTCTGGTCGACGATGAGCCTGATGACCGGACTGGTGATTGCTGCGAGCCTGATTGGGCTACTTGTCGGCTAG